The following proteins come from a genomic window of Dreissena polymorpha isolate Duluth1 chromosome 1, UMN_Dpol_1.0, whole genome shotgun sequence:
- the LOC127851439 gene encoding uncharacterized protein LOC127851439 isoform X2 — protein MASLECGGYVMLVVLLCPLILQGIGLYSRDWVDGSACEVFGKTSQCCINASLCAPGIGLGADTVALGFEIASCILIAFPVLYAIAEACCDPDELKSCPGLVSGLLFIGYPLAGFCSLIGCIIMRAKFAKFHLGSAFDCCLASGLYILILCILVFGYTWHKHKQSRDKTDRPTELEVESRARPENVIEFTNVQETTHVRVTPDGKLEFIRKLNVFQMFIHK, from the exons ATGGCTTCACTCGAATGCGGTGGCTACGTTATGCTGGTGGTCTTATTGTGCCCACTTATTCTGCAAGGTATCGGTCTCTACAGCAGGGACTGGGTGGACGGATCGGCATGCGAGGTGTTCGGGAAAACGTCGCAGTGTTGTATCAACGCCTCGCTTTGTGCACCCGGCATTGGTTTAG GTGCCGACACCGTAGCGCTTGGCTTTGAGATTGCTTCGTGCATACTTATAGCCTTTCCAGTGTTATACGCGATTGCGGAGGCCTGTTGCGACCCTGACGAGTTAAAAAGTTGTCCTGGTCTTGTCAGTGGCTTGCTGTTCATAGGTTACCCTTTGGCAG GATTTTGTAGCTTAATTGGGTGCATCATCATGAGAGCAAAGTTCGCAAAGTTTCATCTGGGTTCAGCCTTTGATTGCTGCCTTGCTTCGGGCCTTTATATATTGATTCTTTGCATTCTTGTCTTCGGATACACCTGGCACAAACACAAGCAATCCAGGGATAAAACTGACCGTCCTACTGAACTTGAAGTGGAATCGCGTGCTCGTCCAGAAAATGTAATTGAGTTCACCAACGTGCAGGAAACAACGCATGTGCGGGTGACACCGGATGGTAAATTAGAGTTTATAAGAAAATTAAACGTGTTTCAAATGTTCATTCACAAGTAA